The Coleofasciculus sp. FACHB-T130 genome contains the following window.
TCCTACGAAACAACATTGCCAGTTGCAGAAGTCATGAGACAAGAAGTGCGACTGGTTCACCAGATGAATGGCGAAGCTCTCAATCAGTCGCATGGCTATCCTTTACGCATCATTATTCCCGGTCACTTTGGTCAGAAGCAACCCAAATGGCTAGTCGAGATTGAAGCTGTCAGCAGCCAGAAGCGAGGTTTTTGGGAACGTCAGGGCTGGTCTAATACCGCAGAAATTCCTACTCATGCGCTGATGCGCCAAGTACAAAACACTCGCGTTTGGAACAGGCAGCATCGGGTGCATTTGGGGCGCACGGGTGAAATAGGTTGGGAAAGCGGCATTTTGATTGCTGGTGTTGCCTTGGACAAATCTAGTCCGATTACAGCCATTGAGGTAAGTACCAACGATGGTAAGATTTGGCAGAATGCCGAGCAGAATCAACCGCCATCTGCCCATGAGTGGACGCTCTGGCGTTATTTGTGGATGCCCCAGCAGCCGGGAAATTATACTTTACTTGTTCGCGCAACGTCTTTACGCCAACAGCAGCAACTGAAAGATGATAATCGGATGGATGGTAGTAGTGGCGTTCTGCGAATTCAAGTAAATTTGCAAGCCTAAACGCTAGCTCTTCAGCGATTTAAGACAATTGAGAAATCAGCAAGAAACGCGAAGTTTTGTGTCTTTGTTTAAAATAGGTTTTGAGAAACGGATGCTTGTGTAGGATGTATGGCAGTCTTCCCACACACCCAAGCAGAGTAATCTCTGTCATGGATGAATCTTCGCTAGAAAACTATGTTGATTGTTGAATAACACTTCACCTGTCTATAAAAATTAGAGGAATTTATAGATAAACTGACCACCGTATTTTTACGGAAAATAGGTTTTGTAGAGGATTGTTATTAGAAAAATTACTTAATTATTGAGTTTTAAGAAAATATAAAAAAATATTTGTTACATCATCTACTTGAACCTTATAAGGAGGGTAATCTAGAGAAGTAAAATATTGATTAAGGCGTCGGCAAATAACAGATAAAAACTGGAATGAAGAAAGATTCTGTTATAAAAAAAGCCGCAGAAAATGCGGCTATTTAGCCAGGTAAGATTCGTTTCAAGTCTCTTCAACAGTTTATATAAACTAGGGAGCGATCGCGCTATGGAAGTAAGCCATTTACTTAAGCTTTATGAAGACGGACAAAGAGACTTTGCCGGGATCGATCTTAACGGAAGTGACTTGAGGGGAGTGACGCTCATTGGGGTCAATCTCACGGGCGCTAACCTGAGAGGAGCTAATCTGAGTCGAGCTTTCCTAACAAAGTCAGACTTAACGGGTGCTTGTCTAAACTGGGCCGATCTAAGTTTTATCAAACTGAGTGAAGGCAAACTGGTAGAAGCAGACTTGACGAAAGCGAACCTCAGTGGAGCGTTTCTAGTGAAGTCAAAATTGCCTGGAGCCAAACTGAGCGGTGCAAATCTCAGCAGTGCTAATCTTCGAGTAGCTAACCTTTGGGGTGCTAATCTCTGTGGAGCAAATATGCAAAGGATTAATCTGCGGGAAGCAAATCTCAGTGGCGTTAACCTTAGTTGGGCTAATTTGTGCGAAGCGAGACTCACAGGCGCGAAATTGTATGGCGCTTCCTTAAATGGTGTTAACTTCAGAAGAGCTTTTTTAAAAGGATTAGACCTGGGCGGAGTCGATTTAGAGGGAGCCAACCTTAATGATGCCAGACTGAGTGGCGCTAACCTGGAAGGCGCTAACCTAAGCGCAGTAGATCTCAGCCAAGCGACACTGCGTAGGGCCAATCTGAAAGGAGCAGATCTGCGGGGAGCAAACCTGGCAAAGGCGTCTTTGGAAGGGGCAGACTTAAGCTGGACGATTCTGAGTAGAGCAAACTTGAGTGAAGCCGATTTGAGTGAGGCAAAGCTGGTAGGAACTAACTTGGAAGATGCTCAAATGAATGGCGCTGTGCTGCCATCAGAACACCAAAACTCATACTCAGAAGCAACTGTTAGTGGTAGTGTGACACCTTTTGAACAACCAGTTAGAGCAATGGTTGGGTAGTTGGGAGAAAGCTAACTGATAATTTCTGATAGATTTGGGATTTTTTGTGGACTAAATTACAGGTTATGGATCGCGATTCTGGTACAACTCGTTACGCTGTAGTGTTCGTAACGGCGTCTTCGCGACAAGAGGCAGAAGCGATCGCGCAAAATTTAGTTGCATCCCAGCTAGCGGCTTGCGTTAACTTAATGCCAGTGCATTCTGTCTATACTTGGCAAGGTAAGGTTAACTCAGAAGAGGAATGGCAGCTAATCATTAAAACAGATTTAGCGCACTTCCCCGCCCTCGAAGCCAAGATTCGAGAGTTGCACTCTTATGAAGTACCAGAAATTATTGCTTTGCCAATCTTAGCTGGCTCTCCACCCTACCTTCAGTGGATTTCAGATAATGTGAGAAATTACCTGTAGATAGCTGCTTCCAGACGTGTTGCTAAATCAAGGATGTCTTCAATCCTAGCAATTTGCTCGATCCATTCTTCTAAAATATTTTCAATACTGTAATAAATTCCCGCTAAGCCACCAGTAACGGCAGCAGTGGTATCCGTATCGTCACTTAAATTCACCGCTTTTAGTACCGCTTCGGTATGAGAAGAGCTGCCAATGTCAAAAACTTCGCTGTGGGGAGTCCAGAAATCTCAGTTCAACCAACGATAGAAATAGTTAGCTGTTACATTCGGAGAAAATCCATCATGATTTTGCGAAGCAGAAGATAAGGGAGCTATCATCTGACCAAGTGCCAGCAGGTTGATTATAAGTTCCAGAACCTATCATCTCTGTTACAGGTGACTTCACCGATCGATTTGGTAATAAATTTGACTGGAAAACCCAACGCATCACCGGCATAGACACCGATTAGCCCTGCTAAAA
Protein-coding sequences here:
- a CDS encoding molybdopterin-dependent oxidoreductase; translated protein: MKRRQVLKQLLQTSGGLIAASLLPGCQLTGSVEPLFLLDLLKPDSKLPKHLLTPLSEFYVQSYALPPRINLDNWRLKVTGAVAQPLTLTFQDIMAAPQENFYLTMECIGNPTGGNLIGNAQWTGTPLLPFLEQAGVKSEAIEFRLHGADSYETTLPVAEVMRQEVRLVHQMNGEALNQSHGYPLRIIIPGHFGQKQPKWLVEIEAVSSQKRGFWERQGWSNTAEIPTHALMRQVQNTRVWNRQHRVHLGRTGEIGWESGILIAGVALDKSSPITAIEVSTNDGKIWQNAEQNQPPSAHEWTLWRYLWMPQQPGNYTLLVRATSLRQQQQLKDDNRMDGSSGVLRIQVNLQA
- the cutA gene encoding divalent-cation tolerance protein CutA; this encodes MDRDSGTTRYAVVFVTASSRQEAEAIAQNLVASQLAACVNLMPVHSVYTWQGKVNSEEEWQLIIKTDLAHFPALEAKIRELHSYEVPEIIALPILAGSPPYLQWISDNVRNYL
- a CDS encoding pentapeptide repeat-containing protein encodes the protein MEVSHLLKLYEDGQRDFAGIDLNGSDLRGVTLIGVNLTGANLRGANLSRAFLTKSDLTGACLNWADLSFIKLSEGKLVEADLTKANLSGAFLVKSKLPGAKLSGANLSSANLRVANLWGANLCGANMQRINLREANLSGVNLSWANLCEARLTGAKLYGASLNGVNFRRAFLKGLDLGGVDLEGANLNDARLSGANLEGANLSAVDLSQATLRRANLKGADLRGANLAKASLEGADLSWTILSRANLSEADLSEAKLVGTNLEDAQMNGAVLPSEHQNSYSEATVSGSVTPFEQPVRAMVG